The following DNA comes from Herpetosiphonaceae bacterium.
CTGACCTTAACTTCGGGGAAGCCCTGGCCTTCGGGGAAGCCAGCCTCCGCCAGCATGGCCTTCGCCTTCTCGACATCGAAGCCGAAGCGAGTCTCGCCTTCCTTGTGCCCAGGGTATCCCGGCGGAATCCAGGTCAGGGTCTGCACTTCCGTATCCTGGAGCGCGTCGCGGATAAAGGTTTCGCGGTCGAAGGCATAGGCGAATGCCTGGCGCACCTTCGGATCATCGAACGGTGCCTTCGTCAGGTTGAACGCGAGCACGAACGTACAAGAGCCGGCATACTCCTGGAACTCCTTGCTCAGCACCGGGTCGCTGCGCAGCGAAGGCGCGTCGTTCGGATCGGGCTCCATCATGTCGATCTCGCCGTTCTTGTACGCTTGCAGCGCCACGGCCAGGTCGTCGATGAAGCGGATCTGAACGCCATCGAGCTTCGGACGGCCCTGCCAGTAGTTCTCGTTGGCCTCGTACTCGATCAGGTTATCGCCGCGCTCGATCTTTGTCACCTTGAACGGGCCGTTGCCGATATGGTTGGCGGCGGTTTCGTACCACTGCGCGCCGCCCTGCTTGACCAGATCATCCTTCGCCGGGTACATCACCCACAGGCTCATCAGCGTGTGGAAGTACGGCGTCGGCTGGGTCAGCTTGAAGGTGATAGTCTGCTCGTCCACGGCCTGTACGCCCAGGGCCTCGAACTTGGCCGGGAGCGAGTCGGTGCCGGTCGGTACTTCGGTGGCGATAATATCCTCAGCGCCCTCGATCATCGCGATCGAGGTCTGATAGTCGCCTGGCAGGTTCGGATCGAGCGTGCGGTACACGGCGTTGACGAAGTCCTGCGCGGTCAGCGGCGAGCCGTCGCTATACTTGAGGCCGGAGCGCAGGGTAAAGGTAATCAGCGTCGCGTCGTCGTTGTACTCCCACTTCTCTGCCGCCGCCGGAACCGTCTCCAGATCTTTGCTCAGACCGGTCAGGCCCTCATACATCAGGCTCAGGTTGGCAATCTCCTGCGAGAAAGAGGCCTTCTGCGGATCGAGCGTGTCGGGCCAGGTTGTCAGGCCGATGCGCAGAACATTGTCACCAGCTCCACCGGCAGGCGATGCTGAGGGGGAGGCAGCCGGCGACTCTGCGGGCGACGCGGCTGGCGATTCTGAGGGGGAGGCAGCGGGCGATGGAGATGCGGCGGGCGATGCCGATGCGGCAGGCGATGCCGATGCTGCCGGGCTTGGGCTAGCGCCCGTACCAGCGGTGCCGCCGCACGCAGCGAGAATTGGCAGGATCAATGCTACGAGCAGTAGCAAGGTGTATGTTTTCTTCCAGCCTAGCAGATTCATGAATACTCTGCTCCTTCATACGATGGGTGTTGGACACATCACAGCGAACAAACCGTCATTTGTGCTGCTGATACACTCACAAATGACCGAGCGATTTAGCCTCCTTTCCGTCTCGCAAGGCGAGACATAAGCTGGTAGCACACATGAGTCATGCGATTGGCGCGGTCAGGGTTGACCATGCCCGCAGAAGCAGCGCTGAGCGACGCACCTCAGATCCTTGAAGAGACATGTGCGCGATCAGCGCTTGTAGTTGGTGGTAGGCTACGATGCGCTGCGCAAGGCGGTTCCAGCGCTCAGAGGCAATCGAATCACTTGAGTCGGATACGGATGTACGACGCAAAAGAAAGCCTAAGTCATCGTAGGGGGTGGGGGCATCTTGTACAACTGCCCGGTTATTAGCTGGTCGCAATCGTCTCATACACCAACTCAACTCATTCGGGCCGCAATACGCTATGATTGGGGCACGATAGTAGCATGGGCCGTAGTGACTGTCAAATACAGCCGTTGCTCCAGCCCATAGCCTAGATACTGAGTTTCACCTGCTGGCTCATGCCGGGCACGCATGTGCTCCGTGCAATGCTTCCAGTGCCGCGATCGCGCTGCGCGCATTCGCCACCGGGTCGGCATCGACCCATATGCCGTGCTGCTGGTCGTCGACGCTTGCCGCCAGCCAGCGCCTGACGATCTGTGGCGCAAGCCCTGCCACGTCGGGCGGCGACGAAAGACCCGCGCGCGATCCGCGCAGCCGCCGCCGGTACGTCTGCCCGGTCAGCTGGCTTTCGAGCAACTGCCGCTGATAGCCTACCGGCGGCACCGTCGGCGCGACATGCGTCTGATATCCGCTATCCCAGGCAGGAGCAGCCAGCGACAGCCAGCAGCGCTCAGCCTGGGCAGGCCATTCACCGGCGGCCACCAGGATAAACAGATTGGCCGGCAGCGAATGTCCACAGCGATCGTTGGCGCGGAGCGTCGCCGCAACCTCGCGCTCGACCCAGCGCAACGTGATCGTCGGATCGCCGGGCGTATCGATCAAAATAAACCAGGCCTTGCCCTGCTCAACCGGCTCAAGCACCGTGCTGACGAAGTCGCCCAGACGAATAGCCGCAAAGCGCTGTGCCACCTCGTCGCCGCCGATTGGGCCGTGCAAATGTAATGTCTGATCGGTGCCGGGACCGACGATCGTTGTCACCAGCGCCTCGAAGAGCGCCATGGTTCGATCGCGCGCCGGGCCGCAGACACAGACACGGACATGTAACTTCAGACCAACATAGATCGCCTTGACCAGATCGGTTGAGCGACAGCCGATGTCGCTTCCGGCGGCGAGCAGCCGCTCGACGAGTTGCCGCTCGCTGGGTGGCGTCAGTGCCACCTTGCCCAAACGCGCAAGCAACAGCGACGTGCTCAGCGCGTGGGTTCCTTTACCTATCAATGAAGTTACTCCTACGAAATGCTCCAACGTTGCTGTACGACGGCCATGCTACGGTGTAGAGGTATATCGCTAGCGTCTCAAGCCAACAACGTCACATCGCCTTTGATGTTAACGTAGCATCCGATACACCTATCACCACCTGCAACACAATCCGGTTCAATCAATCTGCCGATGCGGATCATGTATTGAGGCACGGCTAGAGGTGTAGCCAGCCGTCCATTGATAGCGCTGTTTGCTTAGCAGGTGGTATGCCACAAGCCTCATGCCGCATCGCGAGTTGAGGGCTCGTAGTTCAACGTTTCGAGTTCGGATCTGCCCGTTTGTTCTCTGCTCTTCTGTTTGGTTCGTGGTTCTCTGCTGTTCGTTTGCCCCGCCGATTCGTGCAAGATAGTGATTGGCATTCTACGGGAGGCGCGGTACAATATGATACACATGTCAAGATTCATCGATCTGGAGGGCTGAGCACACTATGCCGACCTACGTGTATGGCTGTGATGCGTGCGGGCATCAATTCGAGCAGTTTCAAAAGTTCTCTGACGAGCCAATCCGCACTTGTCCACGCTGTGCCAAGAATGTTCGTCGGATTTTCCAGCCAGCAGGGATCGTGTTTAAAGGATCGGGCTGGCATATCACAGACTATAAACGATCCGGGTCCGGCGGTAGTGCCGGCAACGGCGAGAGCACAGCCGTTACGAACGGCGAGAAGACGACTGAGAGCAAGACGACCGAGAGCAAAAGCAATACGGCATCCGCCCCTGCCAGCGATGCGGCTTAATCGGTCTAAACTGGTGTTGTGAGCCTGTGGATTGGATTGTTGATAACCCAAGCTTAATCGCAGCCTCCCGGAGCAAGCAGCGGCGGAGTTTTAGCTGCACGTGTCGTTCGGGGTGTCGTATGTGCGGCACCCCGTTTCTGCGTTAAGCGCAGCGCCGTGTCAGTGTCGCCGGTTCTGCCCTATTGGGAGGCTTCTGTATGTCCATCACATCTGCATATTCGATATTACGCGAAGACGTGCGCGCGATTCTGCGCAACGATCCTGCGGCGCACAGCCTCTTCGAGGTGGTGCTCTCTCCGGGCCTGCAAGCGATCATCGTGTATCGGCTGGCGCACCGTCTCTGGCGGCGCGGCGTGCCGTTTCTGCCACGCCTGCTGTCACAGATCGCGCGGTTTCTTACCGGCATCGAGATCCATCCGGGCGCGACGATCGGGCGGGGCTTTTTCATCGATCACGGCATGGGCGTGGTGATCGGCGAGACGACCGAGATCGGCGATTATGTCACGCTGTATCAGGGCGTGACGCTGGGCGGCACCGGCAAGCAGCGCGGCAAGCGCCATCCAACGCTCGGCAACCATGTCGTCGTGGGCGTGGGCGCGTCGGTGCTGGGCGCGATCACGATCAGCGATGGTGCCCGTGTGGGCGGCGGCGCGGTCGTCGTCAAAGATGTGCCGTCGCACGCGACAGCCGTCGGCGTGCCCGCGCGGATCGTCGCCACCCGCGACCCGGAGACTGGAGCGACGCGCCGG
Coding sequences within:
- a CDS encoding peptide ABC transporter substrate-binding protein, whose product is MNLLGWKKTYTLLLLVALILPILAACGGTAGTGASPSPAASASPAASASPAASPSPAASPSESPAASPAESPAASPSASPAGGAGDNVLRIGLTTWPDTLDPQKASFSQEIANLSLMYEGLTGLSKDLETVPAAAEKWEYNDDATLITFTLRSGLKYSDGSPLTAQDFVNAVYRTLDPNLPGDYQTSIAMIEGAEDIIATEVPTGTDSLPAKFEALGVQAVDEQTITFKLTQPTPYFHTLMSLWVMYPAKDDLVKQGGAQWYETAANHIGNGPFKVTKIERGDNLIEYEANENYWQGRPKLDGVQIRFIDDLAVALQAYKNGEIDMMEPDPNDAPSLRSDPVLSKEFQEYAGSCTFVLAFNLTKAPFDDPKVRQAFAYAFDRETFIRDALQDTEVQTLTWIPPGYPGHKEGETRFGFDVEKAKAMLAEAGFPEGQGFPEVKVSYPSNNPATQPRVEYVIQMLQTNLGVTLVPEPVENTTLTNLRKDVSTYPQMLYRGGWCADYPDPQNWLSVYWHSRSNFARNIGYKNEKLDALLDQADVETDETKRFDLYAQAQEIVIEDQGEVMLSNNKNTYLVKPYVKGLDFTPQDSAFPGQETGLINVTIER
- the epsC gene encoding serine O-acetyltransferase EpsC, with the translated sequence MSITSAYSILREDVRAILRNDPAAHSLFEVVLSPGLQAIIVYRLAHRLWRRGVPFLPRLLSQIARFLTGIEIHPGATIGRGFFIDHGMGVVIGETTEIGDYVTLYQGVTLGGTGKQRGKRHPTLGNHVVVGVGASVLGAITISDGARVGGGAVVVKDVPSHATAVGVPARIVATRDPETGATRRVEQLPDPEGIMLKSLHDKILELEGRIVELEGELEGHHAHHREFHDMPESLFATLNGNGDDYDGGPGWGI
- a CDS encoding FmdB family zinc ribbon protein translates to MPTYVYGCDACGHQFEQFQKFSDEPIRTCPRCAKNVRRIFQPAGIVFKGSGWHITDYKRSGSGGSAGNGESTAVTNGEKTTESKTTESKSNTASAPASDAA